Proteins from a genomic interval of Desulfovibrio desulfuricans DSM 642:
- a CDS encoding phosphomannomutase/phosphoglucomutase, which yields MGNSLSCFKAYDIRGRVPGVLNAPLARALGRAVVEILGAKSVVIGRDARLSGPELRDALALGLREAGAQVTDIGMCGTEEIYYAAANQPFGAGVMITGSHNPADENGFKLVRGGAIPISGDSGLFALRDRVEAILAESGDTADPLDASPLHHASFRADYVAWLLEYSGAGQLAPVAGRKPLKIVADAGNGCAGLVLNNLMAALPFEFVCRQMQPDGTFPDGVPNPLLPERRAATAAAVRESGADMGVAWDGDFDRCFFYDADGNFIEGYYCIGLLAQELLRRVPGGKVVHDTRVYWNTREVVQAAGGQPVMGKTGHAFMKERMRAEDAVYGGEMSAHHYFRDFAYCDSGMLPWLLVASLLHRTGKPLAALVSERMAAYPCSGEINRRVQDAPTLMRQVRERYAASALHEDSMDGVNLEFTDWRFNLRMSNTEPLLRLNVESRGNRVLVEEKTAEILRFLEEQGGAVPA from the coding sequence ATGGGCAATTCACTTTCATGCTTCAAAGCCTACGATATCCGGGGCCGTGTGCCGGGTGTTCTCAATGCGCCCCTGGCGCGCGCACTGGGCAGGGCCGTTGTTGAAATACTGGGCGCAAAAAGCGTTGTGATTGGCCGTGATGCCCGGCTTTCCGGCCCCGAACTGCGTGATGCGCTGGCCTTGGGTTTGCGTGAGGCAGGGGCGCAGGTGACGGACATAGGCATGTGCGGCACGGAAGAAATCTATTATGCCGCCGCCAATCAGCCCTTTGGGGCGGGCGTCATGATTACGGGCAGTCACAATCCGGCGGACGAAAACGGCTTCAAGCTGGTGCGCGGCGGGGCCATACCCATCAGCGGCGATTCCGGCCTGTTTGCCCTGCGCGACCGTGTGGAGGCCATTCTTGCCGAGAGCGGCGACACTGCCGATCCCCTTGATGCATCCCCTCTGCACCATGCTTCGTTTCGTGCCGACTATGTGGCCTGGTTGCTGGAATACAGCGGGGCTGGGCAGCTTGCACCGGTTGCTGGCCGCAAGCCCCTGAAGATTGTGGCTGATGCTGGTAATGGCTGCGCCGGACTGGTGCTGAACAATCTGATGGCCGCGTTGCCCTTTGAATTTGTCTGCCGACAGATGCAGCCTGACGGAACTTTTCCCGATGGCGTACCCAACCCCCTGCTGCCAGAGCGCCGGGCGGCTACAGCCGCTGCCGTGCGCGAATCTGGCGCGGACATGGGCGTAGCCTGGGACGGCGATTTTGACCGCTGCTTTTTTTATGACGCGGACGGCAATTTTATTGAAGGTTACTACTGCATAGGCCTGCTGGCGCAGGAGCTGCTGCGGCGTGTGCCTGGCGGCAAGGTGGTGCACGACACCAGAGTGTACTGGAACACCCGCGAGGTGGTGCAGGCCGCAGGCGGCCAGCCCGTTATGGGCAAGACCGGACACGCCTTTATGAAGGAACGCATGCGCGCCGAAGATGCCGTGTATGGCGGCGAGATGAGCGCGCATCATTATTTTCGCGATTTTGCGTACTGCGATTCGGGCATGCTGCCCTGGCTGCTGGTGGCCTCGCTGCTGCACCGCACAGGCAAGCCCCTGGCCGCGCTGGTGTCAGAACGCATGGCGGCCTACCCGTGCAGCGGTGAAATCAACCGCCGTGTGCAGGATGCGCCTACTCTCATGCGGCAGGTGAGGGAGCGTTATGCGGCTTCGGCTCTGCACGAAGACAGCATGGACGGCGTTAATCTTGAATTTACCGACTGGCGTTTCAATCTGCGCATGTCCAATACCGAACCCCTGCTGCGCCTGAATGTGGAGAGCAGGGGGAACCGTGTGCTGGTGGAAGAAAAAACGGCTGAAATACTGCGTTTTCTGGAAGAACAGGGCGGGGCCGTACCTGCTTGA